The genome window CCCATGAAACGGCTATCCGGTCATGGCTGTCTATGACGATCTGGGGTAGTCCAGCATAGGTGTGATGCGGGGCATTTGACTGTATCCTGACCGGTTCTGTCCACGTCTGTCCCTTGTCATAGGAGGCGAGAAAATAGACATTGTCTATACCTTTTTTGAACTTTTCGCGGATGCTGAGGGTCAAAAAGATATTACCTTTACTGTCCACTGCACGCGGCAGTTCAAACTGCATCCAGGAGTTCAGCGGCATCTCTCCTGCGGGCTGCCATGTAGATCCCTGGTCATTAGAATATATTCCGCGGGCTGTTGACTGAAATTTTCCGGTGGCTGTTCCGCACCAGATAATAAGAAGTCTGTTTCCGGCCAGAAATATCTGCGGGGCATAGTAATTGTCCCTCTCATGTATGCTCTTCGGTTCAGTCCATGTTTTGCCGGCATCTGCTGAGGAGCGCACCATCAGACGGGTATTCGGCACCATTTTTCGATTTTTATTTCTTTCCTTCTTTGCCTTCGCTTTATGCAGATCATCGGTCTCTTTTGGCAGGTCATCGGACTCATCAGGCAGTTGATCAACCCATATCACCCATACACGGTCACCGGAAGCAAAGACCTGCTGATTAGATGAACCTGTTGAACCAGGGGCGTCTTCTGTATCAACCCGCATCTCGCTGGGGAGCCAGGTCTTGCCATAGTCACGAGAGATATTCATATAAATATCGAGTGGTCCACTCCGCTCATCCGACCAGACAGCATAGACGTCACCCTTTCCATTAAAGGCAAGCGTCCCCTGCATGGCATTGCCTTCTCTATTTAAAATAACCGGTTTTTCGAGGGTCTTGCCGCCATCGTAAGAGGCCCGAAAGATCATATACTTCATGCCGATATCCTCATCCTTGCCGCCTTTCTCTATCTTGGGTCTAAAGAGAGAATAGAGTGCCGGGCCATCAGCATAGAGCTGGTTAAGGGACAGACGGCTTGGAGCAGGTGCTCCTTCACTGACCCAGAGAGATTTCTCGCCTGTCGCCAGCATGAGGCGCTTCTGCTGGTCATACCAGCTGTATGCCGGAACCCCTTTCTGCATAACAACTGCTGGGCCCTCTAATAAATCCACATCCATTGCAGGCCGCACGAAGACAGCCAAATCCTGATCATTTCTGACAAGGTTGCTGGCCATACACCCGGAAGCAAGCAGTGCAAGTAATATCACAAATTGTTTAAAGGACATTCTTTTCCCTCTCTTCGACTATATGACTCTGCAAAATTAAGGGGTGGATTTTTCAATCCACCCCTCAGCAAAACGATAAAAATTAACTGCTGCTTATCTTGTGTATGAAAGGTAAGCTGTTGCGTTTGGCTCGTAAACCATGGTTGACATGGTCTTGCCAAGAATTGATGATGAAGTGATCTTGTAGGTGTAGCTGTAGTCCCAATCGTACTTGCCCATCCAGCCACCGGAGTTCTTTACAGTGTTGTAATGGGTCAATGGTATCAACTGCGCCGGTGTGTAGAAGAAGTTAGCGGTCATAGGAGCAGGAGCACCCGTTGATGAACCTGTTGAGGGATCAAAGCCCTCATTCCAGCAACCAACAGGGAAATACTTCGTATATGAATACAGATTTTCATTGTTGTCATATACGCCATCTGCATCAGCGTGGTAAGGATGGTGTCCAACCTCTGAAGTGCTGTTCAGCACGAGGCCGGCAGGACCTGCAACATCTGCCAGATCTGTGCCATCAATAGGGAACATGAACCATACGGTCGATGCATAACTTGTTGGCAGGAAGCTCAGGAAGGTGTGATCATCTACATTGTCATCAAACTCAAGGTTGCCTGAATCTACTTCCGTAGGATCATTGATCGCATTGTAGCTATATGCGGTTCCTGCGCTTGTGTTAACAACAATGGCCTGTCCTCTAAGCTCTCCTTCAAGTCCTGCGCCATAACCAGTACCATGAGTAACGGTCAGGTAGCCCCATGCTGGCTTAGTGTTCAGGATGTATGAAGTGGAAGTTGTGTCGCCAGGAAGAAGCTGACCGGTAACACCCGGTGTTGAGTTAGTCGCTTCGAACAGCATAATGTCGTTTCTGGAAGTCTTGCCATTCTGGTCAGCATGCTGGCAGACTTCTGTTCCAGAGTTGTAGACATAGATGTAATGCAGGTTACCCTGGGTTGCAGGTGCGGTCAGAGCAGAGGTGTTGATGATCTGAATGAATGTCAGGTCACCGCTGCCACCACTGGTAAAGTACGGGAAGAGGATTGAATCATAAGCCATTGCATTTACACTGAAGCTCACTAACATTACGATAGCCATAAAAGCCATCAATACAATCTTTTTACTCACTTTCGACCTCCGTTTCAATAAAAAACTTTTTTAATTTTGCTTTCCTTGTCAACGACAAGGATTTTTGAAATTTATCTCATTACGCAGCCCAAGCCCCTTTCAATAACCACCTCCTTCTCATAATTTGGAACTACCAAATCGTTAGGCTACCAATGATAGCTAACAGCATAACAGCTCTTTAATATCCCTCCCCTCCCGGACATATTTCATTATATATGTATCGCTAATGTCCGGATATAATTGTCAAAAAAAGCCAAATTGCTTGCCTACATTCTAAAGAAAGAAAGTGCCTTTGTCAAGTCTATTCGGATATCAGAACCGCCGTCAAATAACGGTTGCTTAGCCCCGAAAGCTCTAAAAAAACACATTTCCTTTTCTCTTAACTTTCAGCAGGTATCGCGGCCTCCGGGGAGCCAGGTTACGTATTTCCTCCGGCCAGGCATTTATCACACAAACAACACTCGCGCCTGCTGCAGATAAAGTCTCAAACGCCAAAACAGCCGCAAGACTTCAGGACTTTGCCTTGAGAACGCAGACCTAACTCTATCAAGAAACGTGCCACCTGAGCTATTCACACAACACATTGAATTCATTGAATATAATATTTTCATGCAATTATTATTATACCTCTTCGTGTATCTTTAAAGAACCATACCGTGTTTTTTCTGCAATAGTAAAACTCATAATATCCATATCCCATCGGAGATATATCAGTCAAAAGCAACCAAACTTGCTATTGTGAAGTCTCCGGCGAAGAAATAATGTCCGCATAGCCCAACCACTTTTTTATCTCTTCAGGCGTTAAAGATTGCGCGACAATCCAGAAAGCCTCAATATAGCCGGCCTGTTGCACCGTGAGCGACCTGAAGGTATTTAATGCGGTCATGTGACCGAGATAATCTATCAGCCTCAGCTGAGATCGATATTTTTTTATGGCCTTCATTTTCTTTCTGAAGACGGAGGTAATATCCACCAGCATGTTTGGCCTTAACGGCGTTGACACCTCGTAAAATACCACCCCAACGCGGTCATGCCGTGAGGCCCTCGCCCGCTGTAAATCCAATGAAAGGGACGCAGCAGCCCTGTGATCGGGATTCAGTTCGATCATCGAGGGGCTATAAATGATATCCGGCCTGAAATCCCCTGCGATCTGCACAAGCATTTCACTGGCCTCACGGTAATTTTCTGCAAGCCCTCTGTCGGGAAATCTCAGAAATTCATAATCAGAATGAGGCACACCCAAAACGTTCAGCGCATTCACGGCCTCTTTTTCCCTCATGAATGAATAATCCGTGATATGCGTTTCATTGTGGACAATACGAGACAGATGATTGGCAGGGTCTGCTTTGTCCCCGCTCGTCAGAAATACAACTTTGATATCCTTCTTGGATTCCGCATAGAGTCTGATGGCCCCTCCGCATCCAAGGGTTTCATCATCAGGATGCGGCGCCAAAATCAGCACTCTGTTGCCGGGGGGAGAAGTCGGGTGATATGGAATGATATCTGATTCAGCAATGATCATCGACACGATTCTGCATTATCGTTCAGGAAATATAAAGGGATGATTATTGAGGGGCACCTGCGCCTGCAGGCCCGGCACTCTCCTCTTTTGTCTTCCTGAACTTTATTATTTCTTTGTCGATCCCGTTCAGCCGCTGCAGATAATCCGATGAGACCTTCGCAGCCTCAACCTGATTTCTGATGACATGCGGGGTCAGTAGGATAACGAGTTCCGTACGTGCAAACTTGTCTGTCGTACTTCCGAAGAGATATCCGAGAACCGGGATCTTGCTGAGCAAGGGTATCCCCTCTCTTGACTTGGAGGTATCTTCCTGGATCAATCCCCCGATTACGATTGTCTGTCCATCCTGAATCACCAAATTAGTCGTTGCTTCACGTTTACTTATGACAACCTGATCAGAACCGAGAATTTTTTGCACAGAAAAATTAGACACTTCCTGAGAGAGATCAAGCGCGACCAGCCCACTCTCATTGACCTGGGGCTTTACCTTCAGGATTATTCCCGTATCTTTGTACTGGATCGTCCTCTGTATATCTGCTGTACCCGAAACATTTGTTTCTGAAGTGGCTATCGGCACCTGGTCTCCTATCTGGATCTTCGCCTCCCGGTTATCTGATACCAGAATATGAGGTGACGCAAGGACCCTGAGCTTTGAATCAGAAGCGAGACTCTCAAGCAGCGTCCGCACAATACCTGCCGAATCAACTCCGGCAAAAGCAAACCCCCCCAGTTTCGTCACATCCAGCCCGGAAAGCTTTGCTGAATTGAACCCCAGGTTTCCACCGAGGTTGACGTCCCGGTTAAAAGGTTTCAGTCCGGAGATATTAACATCGGTCTTCAATGACCATGCAAGTCCAAACGTCATGTCATCGGTCAACTTGATTTCAGCAACAAGCGCCTCGATCATCACCTGCCTGGGGACCGTATCGATCTTTTTTATTGTTTCGGATATAAGTCCATAGTCCTCCGGGGTCGCAAGAATTATGATCGAATTTGCGACCTCGTCAGCAAATATGCGGGTTATCTCTGATACCAGGGATTCACCGGCAGACGGCGTCAGGGAACCGGAAAGGGCTGACGGGACCGAGACAGGAGATTGAGCAGGAACAGACGGGGACTGAGCGGTAAAGGATTTAGTGGTTTGCTGCGGCGTTTTTGAGGGTGTTGATTTTGTCTGGGATGATGATTTGACCCCAAGGAATATCTCCTGCAGCATGCTGGCGACATTTACGGCCTTACTGTTCTGTACCGGGTAAACATATACCGTGGGCTTTGCGCCGACAAAAAGGTGGTCGAACGTTTCCACCCATTTTCTGACGTAATCAAGCTGCTCCTTTGTCGAGGCAACAACAAGGAGGGCGTTAAGCCGGTTAATAGGAAGAACCCTGATCTTACCGCCCTTGGCCGATAATCCTATAGCATTCTCGATATCCTTCATGGAATCTTTCAGATTAAGGTTTTTAAAGGTAAAGAGCTCCATGGCAACCTTGTCAGGGTCTTTCCCGACCTGTGCATAGATCAATTCCCTGGATACGTCGGCAAGAGGCACGATCCGGTATAGCCCCTCTTCCACAAGAAAGCCAATGCCATTAAGCCTGAAAATAACTTCCATTACGGTGAGCACTTCACTTTTCGGGATTGGGGTAACGGTCCTGAAGTTCACTCTGCCGGCCACCTTCGGATCAATGAGATAATTGACCCCCAGCACGTCACCGAAAACAGTCTGCACAACCTCAAAGATATCAGCGTCATCAAAGAAAAAACTGACTTCTCCTTTTTTCCATTCAAGCTGCATTGAAGGCTTGGGGGGAGCTATGCCGGCCGTTGCCGGAGCAACTGGTTCGAGGGGGGAAGGCAGCGGCAGACCGGGCTGCGGCTGCTGTTGAGCCCGGGACATATTCTCTCTTTTCCTGCGTTTTTCTTCCTCGCTTTTCTTTGGCTTTTCGGTCCGCTCATTCTCCGGAGCTGCCGTTGCGGTCTCGGCGAACACCTGATTGGGGAAAATCGGGAAGGAACCGGCAACAAGAGCACATAAAATAATACTTATTATTTTTTTATACACGAAACACCTCGTTCAAACAAAATACCTGTATATACGGCAGAAGATTCCTGACAGGCAGGAAATGGTCTGCTACCCTTCATGATCGCGTTGCCGCCTGAAAAACTTCCCGGCTTTCTGACGAAAAAACTCCCTGCTCCAGAGCGGCGTCATAATGCGGTGCAAATAGCATACATCTGCTTTTTTTAATTTCATTATTTTTTTTCTCGAACCGCCGATAAGACGCAGGCTCTTTAAAACGTCGGCCTTAGCCTGTACATAGAGTTTTAGCTTTCGGTATCTTACCGCAAAAAAGAAAAAATCTGCAATTATTCCGATAATCCAGGCAGCGGAGCATCTAAGGAATAGACCGGCAGGGATATTCTTGAGCCTGACCAGTTCGCTGTTGCGGAGCGAATAATAGATTGCCAGATCACTCATGTCTCCAATCGATGATCTGACCTTATGAAATACTCTCGCGGCAGGGACATAGAGAACCTTCCACCCGGCAAGCTGGGCACGCAGGTTCAGATCGGTATCCTCATGGAGCAGAAAAAAACTCTCATCAAAAAAACCGATTTCATCCAGCATTTTTTTCCGGTAAAGGGCGGCACCGGCACAGGCGCCAAATACATATTCTTCTTGTGAATATTGATCAGCGGACTGCCCTTCCCCGCGTTTGAAACCCTTCAGGTTCGTTGAAAATCCATCCCCTGCGCTGTCAATCACCTGGGTTCCGTGAACGAGCATTTTAGAAGCACAAATTCCAACCGCCGGGTTCTTTGCCATCGCATCAACAAGGTTTCGCAGCCAGTCCCTGTCTGCCTCAGCATCATTATTGAGCAGCGCAATAAATTCCCCGTGCGCCTGTTTCAACCCCTCATTGTTGGCTCCGCCAAAGCCGATATTCAGGGGCAGCAAAATACGTTTTACTTCCGGAAAGTTCGCTGCGATGTATTTTCCTGACCCATCCCGGGATGCGTTATCAACAATAATTATTTCGAAATCCCTGAAGGTTTGAAGACGGAGCGACTCAAGGCATTCCGGCAGAAGGTGCAGACCATTGTAATTTACGATTATAAGGGAGACCGTATTCAAAACAGGAGGCCCGGTCTCAGGACAAACTCTTTCGGTAGACAGACTCAACCATAAATGCTTCTTCCTCAATCCGGGGAGGGGAAAATACCTTTTTCTTCATGTCTTCAATAAGGGAGGGGTTATTGCTGATCTTTTCGATAATCAGTTTAAGCGTATCCGGCCGGCCTACCGAAAAAACAAAGCCGTTTTCGCCATCGCGTATATACTCATACGCGCTGCCCACAATATCGGAAGCAATAACCGGTATCCCGTATGCCATGCTTTCTACGACCACAAGTCCATAGCTTTCCAGCGTCGTTGACGGGACGACCACGACATCTATCTCACTCATTACCTGAGGTAGCTGACCGTGTTCATACTTTCCCATCAGTTGTATTCGTGTATCCTCTTCTACGGCACGGGAGAGCTCTGCATTGAATTCCGTATCCCATACACAGTTGCCGTAAATTTTCAGGGTTATGTCAGGAGACCGCACCTCCCGGAAAGACTTCAGCAGCAGGTCAACGCCCTTAAACCTGGTAACAACACCGGTGTACCCGAATGAAACAGTTCTGGCGGCTCCGTCTTTAGGCGGCAACGGTCTGACATTGGCATAATCCACCCCATGGTTAATATGCAGTATTTGCCTGTCCCAGCCATGTGACTTATAATTTTCGATCAGAAATTTTGAAGGAGAAAGAAGGACATCAACACTTTCAAACATCCTCTTTGCGTCTTCATATCGTTTCATAATGGACTCACTTACGCCGCACTCACGGACGCATTTCAAGCCTTTTTCAGGAGAATTGCATAAGGAGTAGTCCGGCTTGAAGAAACGTCCCCGGGGGCACAGAAGCCAGAAATCCGTCAGAGTAAATACCACAAGAATACCGAGATTTCTGGCAGCCCGGTAGCAGCAGGCCATTCTCATCGGATGTGCTATATGCATTACGTCAAAATTCTTGCCGCGAATAACTTCTGCGATAGCCTGTTCCATGGGCTCGTCATCAATCACAAAGCCGATTTCAGCCGGAATGGTTCGGTGTCTTACCGACATGACCGGAACACCCTCATAGACATACTTTTTGCAGAGGAGGCCGCTCTGGAGCACCTCAAAGCTTTCAGGAGGATCCTCTATGCCATACGTCAATACCGTTGCCGAATGTCCCATGCGCTGCATCTGTTTTGCAATGTTAAGAACATACCGCTCTGTTCCTCCATAAAACCTCGGGAAAAAATCGTGTACAACATAAAGGATATTCATACGCCCTTTTCCAACACACCGGATAACGTCTCCGGAAAAGCTTCGGAGGCATTATCGTTCTCCTCCGCGTATACGGCATAGCTGCCCATGTTTGATCCTCCGACAACAGCAAATAGCTTGTAGAGCCCAAGAATTAATTCATCATTCTTATCTGACAGACCTCCAAAGACTTTCAGAAATTCACCGAAACTGCGAAAAAGATCAATATACTGGTTTAA of Nitrospirota bacterium contains these proteins:
- a CDS encoding PIG-L family deacetylase, which codes for MSMIIAESDIIPYHPTSPPGNRVLILAPHPDDETLGCGGAIRLYAESKKDIKVVFLTSGDKADPANHLSRIVHNETHITDYSFMREKEAVNALNVLGVPHSDYEFLRFPDRGLAENYREASEMLVQIAGDFRPDIIYSPSMIELNPDHRAAASLSLDLQRARASRHDRVGVVFYEVSTPLRPNMLVDITSVFRKKMKAIKKYRSQLRLIDYLGHMTALNTFRSLTVQQAGYIEAFWIVAQSLTPEEIKKWLGYADIISSPETSQ
- a CDS encoding glycosyltransferase family 4 protein, which translates into the protein MNILYVVHDFFPRFYGGTERYVLNIAKQMQRMGHSATVLTYGIEDPPESFEVLQSGLLCKKYVYEGVPVMSVRHRTIPAEIGFVIDDEPMEQAIAEVIRGKNFDVMHIAHPMRMACCYRAARNLGILVVFTLTDFWLLCPRGRFFKPDYSLCNSPEKGLKCVRECGVSESIMKRYEDAKRMFESVDVLLSPSKFLIENYKSHGWDRQILHINHGVDYANVRPLPPKDGAARTVSFGYTGVVTRFKGVDLLLKSFREVRSPDITLKIYGNCVWDTEFNAELSRAVEEDTRIQLMGKYEHGQLPQVMSEIDVVVVPSTTLESYGLVVVESMAYGIPVIASDIVGSAYEYIRDGENGFVFSVGRPDTLKLIIEKISNNPSLIEDMKKKVFSPPRIEEEAFMVESVYRKSLS
- a CDS encoding exo-alpha-sialidase codes for the protein MQKGVPAYSWYDQQKRLMLATGEKSLWVSEGAPAPSRLSLNQLYADGPALYSLFRPKIEKGGKDEDIGMKYMIFRASYDGGKTLEKPVILNREGNAMQGTLAFNGKGDVYAVWSDERSGPLDIYMNISRDYGKTWLPSEMRVDTEDAPGSTGSSNQQVFASGDRVWVIWVDQLPDESDDLPKETDDLHKAKAKKERNKNRKMVPNTRLMVRSSADAGKTWTEPKSIHERDNYYAPQIFLAGNRLLIIWCGTATGKFQSTARGIYSNDQGSTWQPAGEMPLNSWMQFELPRAVDSKGNIFLTLSIREKFKKGIDNVYFLASYDKGQTWTEPVRIQSNAPHHTYAGLPQIVIDSHDRIAVSWVDYRNIRGAVYFNASKDAGKTWLPQEMLLSRKSRNSNYPTLAAGQDGKFQVVWLEYEDDNMKAGTIRSREVQIP
- a CDS encoding glycosyltransferase family 2 protein, whose protein sequence is MNTVSLIIVNYNGLHLLPECLESLRLQTFRDFEIIIVDNASRDGSGKYIAANFPEVKRILLPLNIGFGGANNEGLKQAHGEFIALLNNDAEADRDWLRNLVDAMAKNPAVGICASKMLVHGTQVIDSAGDGFSTNLKGFKRGEGQSADQYSQEEYVFGACAGAALYRKKMLDEIGFFDESFFLLHEDTDLNLRAQLAGWKVLYVPAARVFHKVRSSIGDMSDLAIYYSLRNSELVRLKNIPAGLFLRCSAAWIIGIIADFFFFAVRYRKLKLYVQAKADVLKSLRLIGGSRKKIMKLKKADVCYLHRIMTPLWSREFFRQKAGKFFRRQRDHEG